In Leptospira stimsonii, a single window of DNA contains:
- a CDS encoding PPK2 family polyphosphate kinase has translation MNLKDVETVPSADKNKEEVLLKTAEYLKDLAKHQERLFAKKENSVLILLQGVDTSGKDGTIKHVFSGLNPLGCSVKAWTKPNSEEVQYDFLWRIHKYVPSKGMIYIHNRSHYEDVIMPLILNTLPEKRIKERMESIRNFEKHLSRENNTLILKFFLHISKEEQKERIQERLNDPDKKWKYDPSDEVTQDRWDEYRSAYEMIFNEKDQEKEWNLIPSDKKWYRNYKVAKIICKELEKLVS, from the coding sequence ATGAATTTAAAAGACGTCGAAACGGTTCCTTCCGCGGATAAAAATAAAGAAGAGGTTCTTCTTAAAACGGCGGAATACCTCAAAGATCTCGCCAAACATCAGGAAAGGCTGTTCGCAAAAAAAGAGAATTCCGTTTTGATTCTTTTGCAGGGCGTTGATACCTCAGGTAAGGACGGAACCATAAAACACGTTTTTTCAGGATTGAACCCTTTGGGATGTTCGGTTAAGGCTTGGACAAAGCCGAACTCGGAAGAAGTCCAATATGATTTTCTTTGGAGAATCCACAAGTATGTTCCTTCAAAAGGAATGATCTACATTCACAATCGTTCTCACTATGAGGACGTGATTATGCCTTTGATTCTTAATACACTTCCTGAAAAAAGGATCAAGGAAAGAATGGAATCGATTCGTAACTTCGAAAAACATCTTTCGAGGGAAAACAACACACTGATTCTAAAATTCTTCTTACATATCTCTAAGGAAGAACAAAAAGAAAGAATCCAGGAAAGATTGAATGATCCGGACAAAAAATGGAAGTATGATCCTTCGGACGAAGTAACTCAAGATCGATGGGATGAGTATCGGTCCGCGTACGAGATGATCTTCAACGAAAAGGATCAGGAAAAAGAATGGAATCTGATTCCTTCCGATAAGAAGTGGTACCGAAATTATAAGGTTGCGAAAATTATCTGTAAGGAATTGGAGAAACTCGTTTCTTAA
- a CDS encoding GyrI-like domain-containing protein, translating to MKILTFSTLILAIGLIGFLFYMGAFDRVQVKEENRGPFYVLSHERIGDYRNTGITFEILQKELPAKGIQNFKLFGIYLDNPNEVPKEKLRCEVGAILTEPLSKVPEGLSLDLKLRTIPERKYVLAEFPLKNFLSIFLGIYKVYPKVFQACEEKGCKLKGKYSMEIYEPLTEHKTTYLVPLD from the coding sequence ATGAAAATCTTAACTTTCTCGACCTTGATCTTGGCGATAGGTTTGATCGGATTCTTATTTTACATGGGCGCGTTCGATCGTGTTCAAGTAAAAGAAGAGAATCGTGGCCCGTTCTACGTTTTATCGCACGAGAGAATCGGAGATTATCGAAACACTGGAATTACTTTCGAAATCCTGCAAAAGGAACTCCCTGCAAAAGGGATTCAAAATTTTAAACTTTTTGGAATCTATTTAGACAATCCCAACGAGGTTCCGAAAGAAAAACTTCGTTGTGAGGTTGGTGCGATTTTAACGGAACCCTTGTCGAAAGTTCCCGAAGGACTTTCTCTCGATTTAAAGTTACGAACGATTCCGGAGCGGAAGTATGTGTTAGCCGAGTTTCCTTTGAAAAATTTTCTTTCGATCTTCTTAGGAATCTATAAGGTTTATCCAAAAGTATTTCAAGCCTGCGAAGAGAAAGGTTGTAAGCTGAAAGGAAAATACTCGATGGAAATCTACGAGCCTTTAACGGAACACAAAACAACCTATTTGGTTCCCTTGGATTAG
- a CDS encoding ankyrin repeat domain-containing protein: protein MKEITLLLFTFLFGILSSLSADSQSGFFEIVRKGDLLKIEKALEEEPELLEFTDSRGRSVVFYAIESGNPKALKFILDRYNPSDRADNSGEYPIHVAAKYPDSKMLELLVERDSFLEYLNRNGENALDVALQYGNTNSAAFLMTRGLKVSKRQSGPFTIGLYSAYLIISILMTVWVARTLFNNGRIFLVQMFNGEEKLADSINHLLIVGFYLINIGYISLSLTTSQKPLDLAECIEVLTTKVGIVLLILGAMHFFNLFLFAKFRKKISSSFGETEARA from the coding sequence ATGAAAGAAATCACCCTATTGCTCTTCACATTCCTTTTCGGAATCCTTTCTTCCTTATCTGCGGATTCTCAAAGCGGTTTTTTTGAAATCGTTCGGAAAGGAGATTTACTAAAAATCGAAAAGGCTCTCGAAGAAGAACCGGAATTACTTGAATTCACCGATAGCAGAGGCAGGAGCGTCGTGTTCTATGCAATAGAAAGCGGAAACCCGAAGGCTTTGAAATTTATCCTCGATCGTTACAATCCGAGCGACAGAGCGGATAATTCCGGCGAATATCCTATCCATGTTGCGGCCAAATATCCCGATAGTAAAATGCTGGAATTATTGGTGGAAAGAGATTCTTTTTTGGAATATTTGAATCGTAACGGAGAAAATGCTTTGGATGTCGCTTTACAATATGGAAATACGAATTCAGCCGCTTTCCTGATGACAAGAGGTTTAAAGGTTTCCAAACGCCAATCGGGTCCATTTACAATCGGACTCTATTCCGCATATCTCATCATCAGTATTCTTATGACCGTGTGGGTCGCGAGAACACTTTTCAATAACGGTAGAATTTTTCTAGTTCAGATGTTTAACGGAGAAGAGAAATTGGCGGATTCCATCAACCATCTCTTAATCGTCGGTTTCTATCTGATCAATATCGGCTATATCAGCCTTTCCTTGACTACCAGTCAAAAGCCTTTAGATCTGGCAGAATGTATCGAAGTCTTAACCACAAAAGTGGGTATCGTTCTTTTGATATTAGGAGCGATGCATTTTTTCAATCTATTCTTGTTTGCAAAGTTCAGAAAGAAAATCTCATCCAGTTTTGGAGAAACTGAAGCCAGAGCATGA
- a CDS encoding MarR family winged helix-turn-helix transcriptional regulator has protein sequence MSRNKEKKTSQLIDTAFAYYFHRTDRLLRLHFTKLMSDYKEDITVEQWILLNQLSATGSASQTDLVDKTFKDRPNVTRLLDGLEKKDFVQREDDPGDRRKFQVVITKKGKALLERTLPLMLKERKFVYKGLSNSDLQVLKRISETIENNVLDGRI, from the coding sequence ATGTCTCGCAATAAAGAAAAAAAAACTTCACAACTCATTGATACCGCGTTCGCGTATTATTTTCATAGAACGGACCGTCTTTTAAGACTTCATTTTACTAAACTGATGTCCGATTACAAAGAGGATATCACCGTGGAACAGTGGATTCTTCTCAACCAATTATCCGCAACTGGATCGGCTTCTCAAACGGATCTTGTGGATAAAACGTTCAAGGACAGACCGAACGTCACTCGTCTTTTGGACGGACTCGAAAAGAAGGATTTTGTACAAAGAGAAGACGATCCGGGCGATCGAAGAAAATTCCAAGTGGTAATTACGAAAAAAGGAAAAGCGTTGCTGGAGAGGACCTTGCCGCTTATGTTAAAGGAAAGAAAGTTTGTCTACAAAGGACTCAGCAATTCCGACTTACAAGTTCTAAAAAGAATTTCTGAAACGATAGAAAACAACGTTTTAGACGGAAGAATCTAA
- a CDS encoding peroxiredoxin-like family protein — MKLKTGDQAKEFMVKDYLGKTIHLSDLKGKYTLLAFFRNAECALCNLRVHQLLKAYPKLQDKGLQIVAVFESSEESILNSVGKQAIPFTLVPDPSNKLYKLYDVERSWLGVIRTILTGKKEMKEAEELGFEMRKVPGMKMDRMPAEFLIGPDLKIEIAKFSKKVTDHISLEDIKAYLN; from the coding sequence ATGAAACTAAAGACGGGTGACCAGGCGAAAGAGTTTATGGTAAAAGATTACCTTGGAAAAACGATTCACCTTTCGGATTTGAAAGGGAAATACACACTTTTGGCCTTTTTTAGAAACGCGGAATGTGCTCTTTGTAATTTGCGAGTACACCAGCTTTTAAAAGCGTATCCGAAACTTCAAGACAAAGGTCTTCAAATCGTCGCGGTGTTCGAGTCCTCGGAAGAAAGTATTCTGAACAGCGTAGGAAAGCAGGCTATCCCCTTTACATTGGTGCCGGATCCCTCCAACAAATTGTATAAGCTTTACGACGTGGAAAGATCTTGGCTCGGTGTAATCCGTACGATTTTGACAGGTAAGAAAGAAATGAAGGAAGCGGAAGAATTAGGCTTTGAGATGAGAAAAGTTCCCGGCATGAAAATGGATCGTATGCCTGCGGAATTTTTAATCGGTCCGGACTTGAAAATCGAGATCGCTAAATTTTCCAAAAAAGTCACGGATCATATTTCATTGGAAGACATCAAAGCGTATCTAAACTGA
- a CDS encoding polyhydroxyalkanoate synthesis regulator DNA-binding domain-containing protein encodes MKLLKRYANRRLYDPETSKTITLEDVAEMIINGEEIRVIDNMSGSDITPKILGQTFLKVSLGQRNEEFSNFMLSALIRETGKDISSLFGRLVLGGIGASYLTRERLEKILQSMISLGELKLELATEYRDDLLTHMATRASENKLRIQEDLKKIGKELEESTESDLPLEDLSEKIRKIAESVKEKEA; translated from the coding sequence ATGAAGCTCCTCAAACGATACGCGAACCGAAGACTCTACGATCCGGAAACGAGTAAGACAATTACTCTGGAGGACGTTGCTGAGATGATCATCAACGGAGAAGAGATTCGTGTGATCGATAATATGTCGGGTTCCGATATTACTCCTAAGATTCTCGGACAAACCTTTCTCAAAGTTTCTTTGGGACAAAGAAACGAGGAATTCTCCAATTTTATGCTTTCTGCTTTGATTCGAGAAACGGGCAAGGATATCAGTTCTCTTTTCGGTAGATTGGTCTTAGGCGGCATCGGAGCCAGTTATCTCACCAGAGAGAGGCTCGAAAAAATTCTCCAGTCTATGATTTCGCTGGGTGAACTCAAACTAGAGTTGGCGACGGAATATAGGGACGATCTTCTCACTCATATGGCCACTCGGGCTTCCGAGAACAAGCTTCGAATCCAAGAAGACCTCAAAAAAATCGGAAAAGAGCTGGAAGAATCCACGGAATCCGATTTACCATTGGAAGATCTCTCGGAAAAAATCCGCAAAATTGCGGAAAGCGTAAAAGAAAAGGAAGCCTGA
- a CDS encoding HEAT repeat domain-containing protein, with translation MFKNISISIFLFSICTASLFSSDKAMEYADKAYFEQIRKLESGSYEEKVDAADYLKFVSNKLAVRPLLNALKGNPKVPKSLENHPYLKYTIAQALSVMDQESAIKPTIEEYKKIEPTITEKDEPYFTNKDDYTMVIAAGEILRTIGSYPYAKESEDVLVNALGHPNYYIRASAADGLKYMNRKETVNFLVSTLEKEKNDFTRAAILNSIVRILKVADKNFYVLCDMLKSESPMVRYRVSMALGEVDLKAAEFYLREALLVEDKQTVRDQIRKDLGTVLGFKLPSISVISVE, from the coding sequence ATGTTTAAGAATATTTCGATCTCTATCTTTCTGTTTTCTATCTGCACTGCCTCTTTATTCTCTTCCGATAAGGCGATGGAATACGCCGATAAGGCTTACTTCGAACAGATTCGAAAGTTAGAATCCGGTTCTTACGAAGAGAAAGTCGACGCCGCCGATTACCTCAAATTCGTAAGCAATAAACTCGCGGTTCGTCCCCTTTTAAACGCTCTCAAGGGAAATCCGAAAGTTCCTAAATCTTTGGAGAATCATCCCTACCTGAAATATACGATCGCTCAAGCTCTTTCCGTGATGGATCAAGAATCTGCGATCAAACCTACGATCGAAGAATACAAAAAGATCGAACCGACCATCACCGAAAAGGACGAACCGTATTTTACGAATAAAGACGATTATACGATGGTCATCGCCGCGGGAGAAATCCTGAGAACGATCGGAAGCTATCCGTATGCGAAGGAATCCGAAGACGTTCTCGTAAACGCGCTCGGTCATCCGAATTATTATATCCGCGCTTCTGCGGCCGACGGTTTAAAATACATGAATCGCAAGGAAACCGTAAACTTTCTGGTTTCCACTTTGGAAAAAGAAAAGAACGACTTCACTCGTGCGGCGATTCTCAATTCAATCGTGAGAATTCTGAAGGTTGCAGACAAGAATTTTTACGTTCTCTGCGATATGTTGAAGAGCGAAAGCCCGATGGTGCGTTATAGAGTTTCCATGGCATTGGGAGAAGTTGATCTGAAGGCCGCGGAATTTTATCTTCGTGAGGCGCTTCTTGTGGAAGATAAACAGACCGTTCGCGATCAGATTCGTAAAGATTTGGGAACCGTTCTCGGATTTAAACTTCCGTCTATTTCCGTGATTTCCGTGGAATAA
- a CDS encoding LIC10244 family PerRA/PerRB upregulated protein, whose product MLAHIKPNQLFCKDSEKEQSLRTLGMMLELCEKCYVFGKYFLIDEFNSEKHPFLLRKGFELLGIGMDSENVRNILKGYILSGNYEGKELLDRIIILEGMEAIQKEMHISVFLEKIASFFGESYQQNYWDYVMQKRKEIDTILLNDFYAEFCNSKPEIDSDILLSRAFHSLSHNELKDLLRQVSLPDLAGALKSVREKLVIQVLDFMDRESSRWLMKELMKSDYSYDGSEKVKEAQLKILGLFASKREMNRDF is encoded by the coding sequence ATGCTGGCACACATTAAACCGAATCAGCTTTTTTGCAAGGACAGCGAAAAAGAACAAAGTTTAAGAACTTTGGGAATGATGCTCGAACTCTGCGAAAAGTGTTATGTTTTTGGAAAGTATTTCTTGATCGATGAATTCAATTCCGAAAAACATCCGTTTCTGTTAAGAAAGGGATTCGAACTTTTGGGAATCGGAATGGATTCTGAAAACGTTCGAAATATTTTGAAAGGTTATATCCTATCCGGAAATTACGAAGGCAAGGAACTTTTAGATAGAATTATCATCCTCGAAGGAATGGAAGCGATTCAAAAAGAAATGCATATATCCGTATTTTTGGAAAAAATCGCATCCTTCTTTGGCGAATCGTATCAGCAGAATTATTGGGATTACGTGATGCAAAAGAGAAAGGAGATCGATACGATTCTTCTCAACGACTTTTATGCGGAGTTTTGTAATTCCAAACCGGAGATCGATTCCGATATTCTTTTGAGTCGCGCTTTCCATTCTCTTTCTCATAACGAATTAAAGGATCTTCTGAGACAAGTCAGTCTTCCCGATTTGGCGGGTGCACTCAAGAGTGTACGTGAAAAACTTGTGATTCAAGTTTTGGATTTTATGGACCGAGAATCTTCCCGCTGGTTGATGAAAGAACTGATGAAATCCGACTATTCGTATGATGGCTCGGAAAAAGTCAAAGAGGCACAATTGAAGATACTCGGTTTATTCGCTTCGAAACGGGAAATGAATCGAGATTTTTAG
- a CDS encoding TetR/AcrR family transcriptional regulator, whose product MIRKKIKSTGETGKSQQTRSLLFKTAISLFQKEGYDQTTMRAIAQKAGLAVGATYYHFKTKEDIVLEFYRLTQEEANIQNIEFCRTELGLKARVKNIIRFKLGQFQGYEKFLHVLARSGGDPKHPLSPFSKETEQIREDAISLFRNAIESSKDSMPEDLAADLPFLFWLLQLSFIYVWLFDSSSKKKKTEILIEKGLDLVFQLLKLSSLPIFRSVRKSILSMIELFKN is encoded by the coding sequence ATGATTCGAAAAAAAATCAAATCCACAGGGGAAACCGGTAAGTCTCAACAGACCCGGTCTCTCCTTTTTAAAACCGCGATCTCGCTATTCCAAAAAGAAGGCTACGACCAAACCACGATGCGAGCGATCGCTCAAAAAGCGGGACTCGCAGTCGGAGCCACTTACTATCACTTTAAAACAAAAGAAGACATCGTCCTTGAATTTTACAGACTCACTCAGGAAGAGGCAAATATTCAAAATATTGAATTTTGTAGAACCGAGTTGGGACTAAAGGCAAGAGTAAAAAATATTATCCGTTTTAAACTCGGCCAGTTTCAGGGATACGAAAAGTTTCTACACGTTCTTGCGCGGAGCGGAGGTGATCCGAAACATCCACTGTCTCCTTTTAGCAAGGAAACGGAACAAATTCGGGAAGATGCGATTTCACTTTTCAGAAATGCGATCGAAAGTTCCAAGGATTCAATGCCTGAGGATCTGGCCGCGGATCTTCCTTTTTTATTTTGGCTCTTACAGTTGAGCTTCATCTACGTCTGGTTATTCGATTCTTCGTCGAAGAAGAAAAAAACGGAAATTCTTATTGAAAAAGGTTTGGATCTAGTTTTCCAACTTCTCAAACTGTCCTCTCTTCCGATCTTTCGATCCGTACGAAAATCCATTCTATCCATGATCGAACTTTTTAAAAACTAA
- a CDS encoding GNAT family N-acetyltransferase codes for MNSIQIKPIESPEEILSTFPVMNQLRPDLKKEEYLSLVSSMVKEGYLLAAVSENSEICAVAGYRFGTMLSRGKYLYVDDLVTDSAKRSRSFGKILFDWLVEEAKKRDCDQFHLDSGVQRYGAHRFYLRERMILSAHHFVLMLK; via the coding sequence ATGAATTCGATCCAAATCAAACCAATCGAAAGTCCGGAAGAAATCCTTTCGACGTTTCCCGTGATGAATCAATTGCGACCGGATCTAAAAAAAGAAGAATACCTTTCACTCGTTTCCTCCATGGTGAAGGAAGGTTATCTTTTAGCCGCCGTATCGGAGAATTCCGAAATTTGCGCGGTCGCCGGTTATCGTTTTGGTACGATGCTCTCGCGCGGAAAGTATCTATATGTAGACGATCTCGTAACCGATAGCGCAAAGCGCTCCCGAAGTTTCGGAAAGATCCTTTTCGATTGGCTCGTAGAAGAAGCGAAAAAAAGAGACTGCGATCAGTTCCATCTGGACAGCGGGGTTCAAAGATACGGGGCGCATCGATTCTATCTCCGGGAGAGAATGATCCTATCCGCACACCACTTCGTATTAATGCTAAAGTAG
- a CDS encoding alpha/beta fold hydrolase encodes MKRILILALTVLVAILILLPFVSDGENQILNSETRSKSGGTYIETPDGFVHYKFDGPKNGDVVVLVPGFSNPLFIYEPLSKILQEEGFRVLTMDLFGRGLSDRPDTIYNPELFERELFYLFKSLNIQKPVNLIGTSMGGIIVGQFTLKHPEKVKKLGLIAPAGFPMELPLIGKLTRLPWIGDYFTKTFGDRAILKGSKTNFYAPEKFPDFNSIYKDQMKYVGFKRAILSSLRNMPLESFQKEYEKLDKIPIPKLLIWGKDDKVVPFQNSKAAVKTFHGIEFFPLENEGHIPHFESPERIRPILLSFLKK; translated from the coding sequence ATGAAACGAATTCTAATCCTTGCGTTGACCGTTCTCGTTGCGATTTTAATTCTACTTCCGTTCGTTTCCGACGGAGAAAATCAAATTCTCAATTCGGAAACTCGATCCAAAAGTGGAGGAACGTATATCGAGACTCCGGACGGCTTTGTACATTACAAATTCGATGGCCCTAAGAACGGAGACGTCGTAGTTCTCGTTCCTGGATTCTCCAATCCTCTGTTCATTTACGAACCGTTGTCGAAGATTCTTCAGGAGGAAGGATTTCGAGTTCTTACGATGGATCTTTTCGGAAGAGGACTTTCCGATCGACCGGATACGATTTACAATCCGGAACTTTTTGAAAGAGAATTATTTTATTTATTCAAATCCTTGAATATTCAAAAACCTGTAAACTTGATCGGGACTTCCATGGGAGGGATTATCGTTGGTCAATTTACGCTAAAACACCCTGAAAAGGTCAAAAAACTTGGCTTGATCGCTCCTGCGGGTTTTCCGATGGAGCTTCCTTTAATCGGAAAATTGACGAGACTCCCTTGGATCGGCGATTACTTTACGAAAACCTTCGGAGATAGAGCCATCTTGAAAGGTTCGAAGACAAATTTCTACGCGCCGGAAAAATTTCCGGATTTCAATTCGATCTATAAGGATCAGATGAAATACGTCGGATTCAAAAGAGCGATTCTTTCCAGCCTCAGAAATATGCCCTTAGAATCCTTTCAGAAAGAATACGAAAAATTGGATAAGATTCCGATTCCTAAATTGTTGATCTGGGGAAAAGACGACAAAGTAGTTCCTTTCCAGAATAGCAAGGCGGCTGTCAAAACGTTTCACGGAATCGAATTTTTCCCGTTAGAGAACGAAGGACATATTCCACATTTTGAATCTCCGGAAAGAATTAGGCCGATACTTCTTTCCTTTTTGAAAAAGTAA
- a CDS encoding YqjF family protein, whose amino-acid sequence MIPSSIQNVQKQISHRPWPLPKSEPFMVQYWEELAFLHWEIPKEFLEEVLPKDLEADLFEGKAYIGLVPFRMRGVRPIYLPPLPWLSYFPELNARTYVKNGDKPGVFFFSLDAGNRLVVEIARKFFYLPYLNVKMLIRREENQKEFFSLRKDRRAATAEFHAEYKPISEVYRSKPGTLENWLTERYCLYSQDSNGRIYRGEVHHVPWPLQKGKCIIRKNELLQSHGIPVLEDTFLVHYSESIQVLLYPLEPIS is encoded by the coding sequence ATGATTCCTTCTTCCATTCAAAACGTTCAAAAACAAATATCGCATCGGCCTTGGCCCTTGCCAAAATCGGAACCGTTTATGGTTCAATATTGGGAGGAATTGGCTTTTTTACACTGGGAGATTCCGAAAGAATTTTTAGAAGAAGTTCTGCCGAAGGATCTGGAAGCCGATCTATTTGAAGGAAAAGCTTATATAGGTTTGGTTCCGTTTCGGATGAGAGGGGTAAGGCCGATCTATCTTCCACCTTTACCATGGCTTTCCTATTTTCCCGAATTGAATGCTCGAACCTATGTGAAGAATGGAGACAAGCCTGGGGTTTTCTTTTTCAGTTTGGATGCGGGCAATCGTCTTGTCGTTGAGATCGCAAGAAAGTTTTTTTATCTTCCCTATCTCAACGTAAAGATGTTAATAAGAAGAGAGGAAAATCAAAAAGAATTCTTCTCATTGAGAAAAGATCGTCGCGCGGCGACTGCGGAATTTCACGCCGAATACAAACCCATCTCCGAGGTGTATCGATCAAAACCGGGAACTCTGGAAAACTGGCTCACAGAAAGATACTGTCTTTATTCTCAAGATTCTAATGGAAGAATATATAGAGGAGAAGTTCATCACGTTCCTTGGCCGCTTCAAAAAGGAAAATGTATCATTCGTAAAAATGAGCTTCTCCAAAGTCATGGCATTCCCGTCCTAGAGGACACATTTCTGGTTCACTATTCCGAATCGATTCAGGTTCTGCTCTATCCTCTGGAGCCGATTTCTTAG
- a CDS encoding KTSC domain-containing protein, producing the protein MLETHFISSPEIESIGYDAEHKELHVRMRNGKERIFYNVEKQTYSELMQSGSKMEFLKKMNPSV; encoded by the coding sequence ATGTTAGAAACACATTTTATATCTTCCCCTGAAATCGAATCCATCGGATACGACGCGGAACACAAAGAGCTTCACGTCCGTATGAGAAACGGAAAAGAGAGAATCTTTTATAATGTCGAAAAACAAACCTACTCGGAACTTATGCAATCCGGTTCCAAAATGGAATTCCTAAAAAAAATGAATCCTTCCGTTTGA